One stretch of Arcobacter sp. F155 DNA includes these proteins:
- a CDS encoding saccharopine dehydrogenase family protein, which yields MKKGILIIGAGGVSRVATVKCAMNIDTFEKITLASRTVKKCDSIAMDIKDKLGVEIQTAQVDADDIPQLVSLIKEVNPKVVLNVALPYQDLTIMDACTECGVDYVDTANYEHPDEAKFEYKEQWARHEQFEKAGVKALLGSGFDPGVTGVFCAYAQQNLFDEIHYIDIMDCNAGDHGYPFATNFNPEINLREVSANGRYWEDGKWIETKPLEIRVDHDYPEVGVKPSYLLYHEELESLSKNIKGLKRIRFFMTFGDSYIQHMNCLQNVGMLGIEPVMHKGVEITPIEFLTTLLPDPASLGPRTVGKTNIGCIIEGIKDGKKKKVYIYNVCDHQECYKETGAQAVSYTTGVPAMIGTKMIYKGIWDGKGVFNIEEFDAKPFMDELMTQGLPWKILELD from the coding sequence ACATTTGAAAAAATTACACTAGCGTCAAGAACGGTTAAAAAGTGTGATTCAATCGCAATGGATATTAAAGATAAACTTGGAGTTGAAATTCAAACTGCACAAGTTGATGCTGATGATATTCCTCAATTAGTAAGTCTAATTAAAGAGGTTAATCCAAAGGTTGTTTTAAATGTAGCATTACCTTATCAAGATTTAACAATCATGGATGCTTGTACTGAATGTGGTGTTGACTATGTAGATACAGCAAATTATGAACATCCAGACGAAGCTAAGTTTGAGTACAAAGAACAATGGGCTAGACATGAACAGTTTGAAAAAGCAGGTGTAAAAGCTTTACTTGGAAGTGGTTTTGACCCAGGTGTTACAGGTGTATTTTGTGCATACGCTCAACAAAACTTATTTGATGAGATTCACTATATTGACATCATGGATTGTAATGCAGGTGACCATGGATATCCTTTTGCTACAAACTTTAACCCAGAAATCAACTTAAGAGAAGTATCTGCAAACGGAAGATACTGGGAAGATGGAAAGTGGATTGAAACAAAGCCATTAGAAATCAGAGTTGACCATGATTATCCAGAAGTTGGAGTTAAACCTTCATATCTTTTATACCATGAAGAGTTAGAGTCGTTATCTAAAAATATTAAAGGTTTAAAAAGAATTAGATTCTTTATGACATTTGGTGATTCTTATATCCAACATATGAACTGCTTACAAAATGTAGGTATGTTAGGTATTGAACCAGTAATGCACAAAGGTGTAGAAATCACTCCAATAGAGTTTTTAACTACATTATTACCTGACCCAGCTAGTTTAGGACCAAGAACAGTTGGTAAAACAAATATTGGTTGTATCATTGAAGGTATTAAAGATGGGAAGAAAAAGAAAGTTTACATCTATAATGTTTGTGACCATCAAGAGTGTTACAAAGAGACAGGAGCACAAGCAGTTTCATATACAACAGGAGTTCCAGCTATGATTGGAACTAAGATGATATACAAAGGTATCTGGGATGGTAAAGGTGTGTTCAATATTGAAGAGTTTGATGCGAAGCCATTTATGGATGAACTAATGACGCAAGGTCTTCCTTGGAAAATATTAGAACTAGATTAA
- the nspC gene encoding carboxynorspermidine decarboxylase — protein MENQTFNSLEELPSPAFICEEELLENNLKLLKKVQDEADVKILLALKGFALKSSFELCRKYLHGCCASGLHEALLAKEEFQKEVHTYSPAFKDEEIDEIIDISNHLVFNSFTQLERYGKKAHGKTSIGLRVNPEYSSVEVDLYNPCGAYSRLGITKKNFQGDKLDLVEGLHFHALCEQNVDALQGALANFEENFGEYLAQMKWVNFGGGHHITRADYDVEGLIKLLKEFKERYPHLEVYLEPGEAVGWQTGYLMATVLDIVENQMQIAILDTSAEAHMPDTLAMPYRADIRNSGLANEKKHTYHLGGNTCLAGDIIGDYSFDELLKVGDKIILEDMIHYTMVKTTTFNGIKLPSLVIKNKKGCYQIVNNFGYNAYKSRL, from the coding sequence ATGGAAAATCAAACTTTTAACTCACTAGAAGAGTTACCAAGTCCAGCATTTATATGTGAAGAAGAGCTTCTAGAAAACAATTTAAAGTTACTAAAAAAAGTTCAAGATGAAGCAGATGTAAAAATTTTACTTGCCCTTAAAGGTTTTGCATTAAAGTCTAGTTTTGAGCTTTGTAGAAAGTATCTTCACGGTTGTTGTGCAAGTGGATTACATGAGGCACTTTTAGCAAAAGAAGAGTTTCAAAAAGAAGTTCATACTTATAGCCCAGCTTTTAAAGATGAAGAGATAGATGAGATTATAGATATTTCTAATCACTTAGTATTTAACTCATTTACACAACTTGAAAGGTATGGTAAAAAAGCACATGGAAAAACTTCTATTGGTCTTAGGGTAAACCCTGAGTACTCTTCTGTAGAAGTTGATTTATATAATCCTTGTGGTGCATATTCAAGACTTGGAATTACAAAGAAAAACTTCCAAGGTGATAAGCTAGATTTAGTAGAAGGTCTACATTTTCATGCTCTTTGTGAGCAAAATGTAGATGCACTACAAGGTGCTTTAGCTAACTTTGAAGAAAACTTTGGTGAATATTTAGCACAAATGAAATGGGTAAACTTTGGTGGAGGACATCATATCACAAGAGCTGACTATGATGTTGAAGGTTTAATAAAACTATTAAAAGAGTTCAAAGAAAGATACCCTCATTTAGAAGTTTACTTAGAGCCAGGTGAAGCTGTAGGTTGGCAAACAGGTTACCTTATGGCAACTGTTTTAGATATTGTAGAAAATCAAATGCAAATAGCCATCTTAGATACTTCAGCTGAAGCTCATATGCCTGATACTTTAGCTATGCCATACCGAGCAGATATTAGAAATTCAGGTCTTGCCAATGAAAAAAAACACACATATCATCTTGGAGGAAATACTTGCTTAGCAGGTGATATTATCGGAGATTATTCCTTTGATGAGCTCCTAAAAGTAGGCGATAAAATTATTTTAGAAGATATGATTCACTACACTATGGTAAAGACTACAACGTTCAATGGAATTAAGTTACCATCTTTAGTAATAAAAAATAAAAAGGGTTGTTACCAAATTGTAAATAATTTTGGATATAATGCATATAAATCAAGATTATAA
- the ppk2 gene encoding polyphosphate kinase 2 produces the protein MGQDRNIINEEFKDEEEIDTQKSDKHLPNNYSRKREELKTKGKKVQIWVKKETLEYEKELTKLQIELLKFQNHVKEKGLKVLMIFEGRDAAGKGGTIKRITEHLNPRGARVVALEKPSDVEKTQWYFQRYTKHLPSAGEIVLFDRSWYNRAGVEPVMGFCTSEEHHEFLREVPEFEQMLVKSGIILLKFYFSVSKKEQARRFKKREVDPLKQYKLSPVDKESQKLWDKYTVAKFSMLMSSNSDFAPWTIIKSDNKKKARINCIKHILTQVDYPNKIDLKEIKIDKDTLVSGTKELEYMEKQNKFAKA, from the coding sequence ATGGGGCAAGATAGAAATATCATAAATGAAGAATTTAAAGACGAAGAAGAGATTGATACTCAAAAGAGTGACAAACATTTACCAAACAACTATTCAAGAAAAAGAGAAGAGTTAAAAACAAAAGGTAAAAAAGTTCAAATCTGGGTTAAAAAAGAGACTTTAGAATATGAAAAGGAGTTAACAAAACTTCAAATTGAACTTCTAAAATTTCAAAACCATGTAAAAGAAAAGGGACTAAAAGTTCTTATGATTTTTGAAGGTAGAGATGCTGCTGGAAAAGGTGGTACTATCAAAAGAATCACAGAACACCTAAATCCAAGGGGTGCAAGAGTAGTTGCCTTAGAAAAACCAAGTGATGTTGAAAAAACACAATGGTATTTCCAAAGATATACTAAACATTTACCTAGTGCAGGTGAGATTGTACTTTTTGATAGGTCTTGGTACAACAGAGCTGGTGTTGAGCCAGTTATGGGATTTTGTACTTCTGAAGAACACCATGAGTTTTTAAGAGAGGTTCCTGAGTTTGAGCAAATGCTTGTAAAATCTGGAATTATTCTTCTTAAATTTTACTTTTCAGTATCTAAAAAAGAACAAGCAAGAAGATTCAAAAAAAGGGAAGTTGACCCTTTAAAACAGTATAAACTTTCTCCTGTAGATAAAGAGTCTCAAAAACTTTGGGATAAATACACAGTTGCTAAGTTCTCGATGCTTATGTCATCAAATTCTGATTTTGCACCATGGACAATTATAAAAAGTGATAATAAGAAAAAAGCAAGAATCAACTGTATCAAACATATTTTAACACAAGTTGATTATCCAAATAAGATTGATTTAAAAGAGATAAAAATCGATAAAGATACTTTAGTTTCTGGAACAAAAGAGTTAGAGTATATGGAAAAACAAAATAAATTTGCAAAGGCGTAG
- the ppk2 gene encoding polyphosphate kinase 2 codes for MNLSDFDKTEYSGLYISKAAHPTFGKKYIARFQYNKKRYVKVLGYTKKDNLTKKTALTLMQKFKDSIVVEKEEETVKTPITEKNFDKKYQELYEENKNLKTILGDFKDLDPETLRDGIQKIYDLEELKKYQIELIKLQNYLESENKRMIILFEGRDASGKGGAIRRITRYMNNKHYRVVALGKPTETQRNQWFLQRYIQHFPTGGEMVLFDRSWYNRAMVEPIFGFCTKEEYEIFMEDVVNFEQDLVRQGMILIKLYFSVSKDEQKRRFDRRINDPLRQWKFSEVDMQAQDLWSEFSEKKYEMLRRTSSRAAPWHIVRSDDKHKARLEAMKIILNSVDYDGRNYALNFDADENINISVQKELMQMRKTADY; via the coding sequence ATGAATTTAAGTGATTTTGATAAAACAGAATATAGTGGTTTATATATTTCAAAAGCTGCACACCCAACTTTTGGAAAAAAATATATAGCAAGATTTCAATATAATAAAAAAAGATATGTAAAAGTATTAGGTTATACAAAAAAAGATAACCTTACTAAAAAAACTGCACTTACTTTAATGCAGAAGTTTAAAGACTCAATTGTAGTTGAAAAAGAAGAAGAGACTGTAAAAACACCAATTACAGAAAAAAACTTTGATAAAAAATATCAAGAGTTATATGAAGAAAATAAAAATTTAAAAACTATTTTAGGTGACTTCAAAGATTTAGACCCAGAGACTTTAAGAGATGGGATTCAAAAAATCTATGACTTAGAAGAGTTAAAAAAATATCAAATTGAGCTAATCAAACTACAAAACTATCTTGAATCTGAAAACAAAAGAATGATTATTCTTTTTGAAGGAAGAGATGCTTCTGGTAAGGGTGGGGCGATTAGACGAATCACTAGATATATGAACAACAAACACTATAGAGTTGTTGCATTAGGTAAACCAACTGAAACACAAAGAAATCAATGGTTCTTACAAAGGTATATCCAACATTTCCCAACTGGTGGAGAGATGGTACTATTTGATAGGTCTTGGTATAACAGAGCTATGGTTGAGCCTATCTTTGGATTTTGTACAAAAGAAGAGTATGAAATTTTCATGGAAGACGTTGTAAATTTTGAGCAAGATTTAGTAAGACAAGGAATGATTTTAATCAAGCTTTATTTCTCTGTTTCTAAAGATGAACAAAAAAGAAGATTTGATAGAAGAATCAATGACCCTCTTAGACAATGGAAATTCTCAGAAGTAGATATGCAAGCACAAGATTTATGGTCAGAATTCTCTGAGAAAAAGTACGAGATGCTTAGACGAACATCTTCAAGAGCAGCTCCATGGCATATTGTTAGAAGTGATGATAAACACAAAGCAAGACTTGAAGCTATGAAAATCATCTTAAACTCTGTTGATTATGATGGAAGAAACTATGCACTAAACTTTGATGCTGATGAAAATATTAATATCTCAGTACAAAAAGAGTTAATGCAAATGAGAAAAACTGCAGACTACTAA
- a CDS encoding VWA domain-containing protein, whose amino-acid sequence MQFLYPNVLFFMLIPIIILMFLITTNKDKFQRFFDKEALAKLSVKNRYMTKTTRNILFFLVLILMTISLARPVINEKEHKIDQETVSFVIALDVSKSMLATDIYPNRLSLGKKKILDIIDYAKQNSIAVVLFAKSSFILSPITQDFNSLKILVNRLDTGLNFDNGSNIFSTLEVSKKLLRNVKDKNLILITDGANKSDYKKEIEYAKKNNIRIYTLGLATNKPTPIKLQDGNFLTKDDGSIVTVKLNEDIKQLSLNTDAAYIKYSNSSDDIKQVIDDINITSKKQKQESRNFKTYTELFYYPLALALFILLIAFSSRPKLSEIFKKNKNLALLALVLFFSNSSLKAFEFDFKTINKANEHYEKQEYEKASKEFRKVAKTPESHYNLGNALYKQGEYKKALMHYKNVVSSNQELEYKKLHNMGNSYVKLNDLQNAKRVYEKALKIKDDKQTKENLEAVLKALKDKNKDKQNQQNKNNQNQSKDGDKKNQDNKKQEQDKSQKNKEKNKDSKEEKEKQDNKNSEENSSQKEQKNQQIKQNQLSDAEEKKWLKKLEQAKEVPVMLKKFDSKEQSDDTSTPW is encoded by the coding sequence TTGCAATTTCTTTATCCAAATGTACTATTTTTTATGTTAATTCCTATTATTATTTTAATGTTTCTAATTACTACAAACAAAGATAAGTTTCAAAGGTTTTTTGACAAAGAAGCATTGGCAAAACTATCTGTTAAAAACAGATACATGACAAAAACAACTAGAAACATACTTTTTTTTCTAGTACTAATACTAATGACTATTTCTCTTGCAAGACCTGTAATAAATGAAAAAGAGCATAAAATAGACCAAGAAACAGTATCTTTTGTAATAGCTTTAGATGTTTCAAAATCGATGCTTGCAACTGATATTTATCCAAATAGATTAAGTCTTGGAAAAAAGAAGATTTTAGACATCATAGATTATGCGAAACAAAACTCTATAGCAGTGGTTTTATTTGCTAAATCCTCTTTTATACTTTCTCCTATAACTCAAGACTTCAACTCTTTAAAAATACTTGTAAATAGACTTGATACTGGACTTAACTTTGACAATGGCTCAAATATTTTCTCAACATTAGAAGTTAGTAAAAAGCTTCTAAGAAATGTAAAAGATAAAAACCTTATTTTAATAACTGATGGTGCAAATAAATCAGACTATAAAAAAGAGATTGAATATGCTAAAAAGAACAATATTAGAATCTATACTTTAGGATTAGCTACAAATAAACCTACTCCTATCAAACTTCAAGATGGAAACTTTTTAACTAAAGATGATGGTTCAATTGTAACTGTTAAACTAAATGAAGATATTAAGCAACTTTCATTGAATACAGATGCTGCATATATAAAATACTCAAACTCAAGTGATGATATAAAGCAAGTTATAGATGATATAAATATAACTTCAAAAAAACAAAAACAAGAATCAAGAAATTTCAAAACCTACACAGAGCTTTTTTATTATCCTTTAGCTTTAGCTCTTTTTATTTTACTTATTGCTTTTTCATCTAGACCAAAGTTATCTGAGATATTTAAAAAGAATAAAAACCTTGCTCTTTTAGCTTTAGTTCTGTTCTTCTCAAATAGTTCTCTAAAAGCTTTTGAGTTTGACTTTAAAACAATAAATAAAGCAAATGAACACTATGAAAAACAAGAGTATGAAAAAGCCTCTAAAGAGTTTAGAAAAGTAGCTAAAACTCCTGAGTCACACTACAACTTGGGAAATGCACTATATAAACAAGGTGAATACAAAAAAGCTTTAATGCACTATAAAAATGTAGTCTCTTCAAATCAAGAGTTAGAGTATAAAAAGCTTCATAATATGGGAAACTCTTATGTAAAATTAAATGACTTACAAAATGCAAAAAGAGTTTATGAAAAAGCTTTAAAAATAAAAGATGATAAGCAAACAAAAGAGAACCTAGAAGCAGTATTAAAAGCCCTTAAAGATAAGAATAAAGACAAACAAAATCAGCAAAATAAAAATAACCAAAACCAGTCTAAAGATGGTGACAAAAAAAATCAAGATAATAAAAAACAAGAACAAGACAAAAGTCAAAAAAATAAAGAAAAGAATAAAGATTCTAAAGAAGAAAAAGAAAAACAAGATAATAAAAATAGTGAAGAAAATAGCTCACAAAAAGAGCAAAAAAATCAACAAATAAAACAAAATCAATTAAGTGACGCAGAAGAAAAAAAGTGGCTGAAAAAACTAGAACAAGCAAAAGAAGTTCCAGTTATGCTTAAAAAGTTTGATTCCAAAGAGCAAAGTGATGACACTTCAACTCCTTGGTAA
- the tig gene encoding trigger factor has product MEFNAQRVDEANAVITSTISKETIEKNVDKVAKQAAKTMDIQGFRKGKVPVAVVKQRYADKLTEDAEGEAVRAVLTDALVELKIENADLIGEPTFGKYDKKEDGSIEVEIKVACKPAVELGDYKSLIPAVDKKEADAKEVEARLEEIAKQSAPLEKIKRKRMVREGDFAVIDFEGFVDGVAFEGGKAEKYPLEIGSGAFIPGFEEQVIGMKYEEEKDVVVTFPESYQQKDLAGKEATFKVTLHEIQEKVAPELNDELAKKMLPGEEDATIDSLKEKIAEQITGEAKAIYYRDELKPAFLDKLVEKIDFALPSSVIDQEINYSLNNKVRTMSEDEIKELQEDASKVEAIRDELKADAEKSVKATFIVDALAKAEEIDVTDQEVTQVIYYEAMQTGQNPQEVLKQYQDAGYLPAIKMSMIEEKVITKLLDEKAGN; this is encoded by the coding sequence ATGGAATTTAACGCACAAAGAGTTGACGAAGCTAATGCAGTTATCACTTCAACAATCTCTAAAGAAACAATTGAAAAAAACGTAGACAAGGTAGCTAAACAAGCTGCTAAGACTATGGATATTCAAGGTTTTAGAAAAGGTAAAGTACCAGTTGCTGTTGTAAAACAAAGATATGCTGATAAATTAACAGAAGATGCAGAGGGTGAAGCAGTAAGAGCTGTATTAACTGATGCTTTAGTTGAGTTAAAAATCGAAAATGCAGACTTAATTGGTGAGCCAACATTTGGTAAATATGACAAAAAAGAAGATGGTTCTATTGAAGTAGAAATCAAAGTTGCTTGCAAACCAGCAGTAGAATTAGGTGATTATAAATCATTAATTCCAGCAGTTGATAAAAAAGAAGCAGACGCAAAAGAAGTTGAAGCAAGATTAGAAGAGATTGCTAAACAATCTGCACCATTAGAAAAAATCAAAAGAAAAAGAATGGTTAGAGAAGGTGACTTCGCAGTTATCGACTTTGAAGGTTTCGTAGACGGTGTTGCATTTGAAGGTGGAAAAGCTGAGAAGTATCCATTAGAAATTGGTTCTGGTGCATTTATCCCAGGATTTGAAGAGCAAGTTATCGGTATGAAATATGAAGAAGAAAAAGATGTTGTTGTAACTTTCCCAGAATCTTACCAACAAAAAGATTTAGCTGGTAAAGAAGCTACATTTAAAGTAACTTTACATGAAATTCAAGAGAAAGTTGCTCCTGAATTAAATGACGAATTAGCTAAGAAAATGTTACCAGGTGAAGAAGATGCAACAATTGATTCTTTAAAAGAAAAAATTGCTGAGCAAATCACTGGTGAAGCAAAAGCTATTTACTATAGAGATGAGTTAAAACCTGCATTCTTAGATAAATTAGTTGAAAAAATTGATTTCGCATTACCTTCTTCTGTTATTGACCAAGAGATTAACTACTCTTTAAATAACAAAGTAAGAACTATGTCTGAAGATGAAATCAAAGAATTACAAGAAGATGCATCTAAAGTTGAAGCTATCAGAGATGAATTAAAAGCAGATGCTGAAAAATCAGTAAAAGCTACTTTCATTGTAGATGCTTTAGCAAAAGCTGAAGAGATTGATGTAACTGATCAAGAAGTTACTCAAGTAATTTACTATGAAGCGATGCAAACTGGTCAAAACCCTCAAGAAGTATTAAAGCAATACCAAGATGCAGGTTATTTACCAGCAATTAAAATGTCTATGATTGAAGAAAAAGTAATTACTAAATTATTAGACGAAAAAGCAGGAAACTAA
- the clpP gene encoding ATP-dependent Clp endopeptidase proteolytic subunit ClpP yields the protein MSYIPYVVEKSGRGERSYDIYSRLLKDRIIMLSGEINDQVASTVVAQLLFLEAEDPDKDIYLYINSPGGVITSGMSIYDTMNYIKPDVCTICVGQAASMGAFLLSSGVKGKRYSLPNSRIMIHQPLGGAQGQATDIQIQAKEIQRMKDDLNRMISEQTGQPIEVIEKDTDRDNFMSATEACKYGLVDEVISSHK from the coding sequence ATGAGTTATATACCATATGTAGTTGAGAAAAGTGGAAGAGGCGAAAGAAGTTATGATATTTATTCAAGACTTCTAAAAGATAGAATTATTATGTTAAGTGGTGAGATTAATGACCAAGTAGCATCAACAGTTGTTGCTCAGCTTTTATTCTTAGAAGCTGAGGATCCAGATAAAGATATCTATTTATATATCAACTCTCCAGGTGGAGTAATTACAAGTGGTATGTCTATTTATGATACTATGAACTATATTAAACCTGATGTTTGTACTATTTGTGTAGGTCAAGCAGCTTCTATGGGTGCATTTTTATTATCTTCTGGAGTAAAAGGTAAGAGATACTCTTTACCTAACTCTAGAATTATGATTCATCAACCATTAGGTGGAGCTCAAGGTCAAGCTACTGATATTCAGATTCAAGCTAAAGAGATTCAAAGAATGAAAGATGATTTAAATAGAATGATTTCAGAACAAACTGGACAGCCTATTGAAGTAATTGAAAAAGATACAGATAGAGATAACTTTATGTCTGCAACAGAAGCTTGCAAATATGGTTTAGTTGATGAAGTGATTTCAAGTCATAAGTAA
- the def gene encoding peptide deformylase, producing MIREVLTYPNKLLRTKSSDVVKFDEELQTLLDDMYDTMIAENGVGLAAIQVGIPLNVLIINLPNEEDIQEKEDLIEAINPVITHKDGEQVFVEGCLSVPGFNEEVKRAQHIIVEYYNRDGEKQTMECEDFLAVAWQHEMEHLAGHLFIENLSITKRKKFEKEWKKKLKSKK from the coding sequence ATGATTAGAGAAGTTTTAACATATCCAAATAAACTACTTAGAACAAAATCTAGTGATGTTGTGAAGTTCGATGAAGAACTTCAAACATTGCTTGATGACATGTATGACACTATGATTGCAGAAAATGGTGTAGGTCTTGCTGCAATTCAAGTAGGTATTCCATTAAATGTTTTAATTATTAATCTTCCAAATGAAGAAGATATTCAAGAAAAAGAAGATTTAATTGAAGCAATTAATCCTGTGATTACTCATAAAGATGGTGAACAAGTTTTTGTTGAAGGTTGTTTAAGTGTACCTGGGTTTAATGAAGAAGTTAAAAGAGCACAACATATTATTGTAGAGTACTACAATAGAGATGGTGAAAAACAAACTATGGAGTGTGAAGATTTCTTAGCTGTAGCATGGCAACATGAAATGGAACATTTAGCTGGGCATTTATTTATTGAAAACCTATCAATTACAAAACGAAAAAAATTTGAGAAAGAGTGGAAGAAGAAACTCAAATCAAAAAAATAA
- a CDS encoding PAS domain-containing protein encodes MSPDNQQTQILQLQEQIQNLTKENESLKVQLFRLDYVYSFFNNYAITSETDINGDIIYVSEPFMDISGYTQRELIGQNHRIVRHPDMEEKVFKEMWETITSKQVWRGEVKNLKKDGGYYWVDSIIFPILNKYDEIEGYKSIRFDITDKIKAKEAFSDILGEEDSLIL; translated from the coding sequence ATGAGCCCTGACAATCAACAAACTCAAATTCTACAACTGCAAGAACAAATACAAAACTTAACAAAAGAGAATGAATCTTTAAAAGTACAACTTTTTAGACTTGATTATGTATATAGTTTTTTCAACAATTATGCAATTACCTCTGAGACAGATATAAATGGTGATATTATCTATGTTAGTGAGCCATTTATGGATATTTCTGGATATACGCAAAGAGAATTAATAGGTCAAAATCATAGAATAGTAAGACATCCTGATATGGAAGAAAAAGTATTTAAAGAGATGTGGGAAACAATTACATCTAAACAAGTTTGGCGTGGAGAAGTTAAGAATTTGAAGAAAGATGGTGGCTATTATTGGGTTGATAGTATTATTTTCCCTATTTTAAATAAATATGATGAAATAGAAGGTTATAAGTCTATTAGATTTGATATAACTGATAAAATAAAAGCAAAAGAAGCTTTCTCTGATATATTAGGAGAAGAGGATAGTTTAATTTTATAA
- a CDS encoding ATP-binding protein: protein MKIIKSATLANIDASEVSVESTFTKGLPSFTIVGLPSDQIKESKDRVKSALLTNDYKFPPKKITINLSPSEIKKTGTHFDLPIALLISLYEEKKIDFKDIHVFGELSLNGETKDSNNIFPIILSLAKQNKIANVLVCSNSAKKISKIPNINIYCVKNLLEAIEFFHQEDKSKYLYKKDMLEYEKININGKEFYYENCYENDFFDIKGQENAKKAALIAAAGNHNILLEGSPGCGKSMIAKRLPYIMAPMSLDEILEIAKLQALDLKEPNFKPVRVSRSPHCSSTKASIVGSSNSLGEIALANAGALFFDELPHFPSSILESLREPLEDNCLLISRANSKVKYNTKFLFIGAMNPCPCGNLLSTNKSCR, encoded by the coding sequence ATGAAGATAATAAAATCTGCAACCTTAGCAAATATAGATGCAAGTGAAGTAAGTGTTGAATCAACCTTTACAAAAGGCTTACCAAGTTTTACAATAGTTGGTTTACCGTCTGATCAAATAAAAGAGTCAAAAGATAGAGTAAAGTCAGCACTTCTTACAAATGACTATAAGTTCCCTCCTAAAAAAATTACTATAAATCTCTCTCCTAGCGAAATCAAAAAAACTGGAACACACTTTGACTTACCTATTGCTCTTTTGATTTCATTATATGAAGAAAAGAAAATAGATTTTAAAGATATCCATGTCTTTGGAGAACTATCTTTAAATGGCGAGACAAAAGATAGTAATAATATCTTCCCTATAATCTTGTCCCTTGCAAAACAAAATAAGATAGCAAATGTTTTAGTTTGTAGTAATAGTGCAAAAAAGATTAGTAAAATTCCAAATATAAATATCTATTGTGTTAAAAATCTTTTAGAAGCAATTGAGTTTTTTCATCAAGAAGATAAGAGTAAATACCTTTATAAAAAGGATATGCTTGAGTATGAGAAGATAAATATAAATGGAAAAGAGTTTTATTATGAAAACTGTTATGAAAATGATTTTTTTGATATAAAAGGACAAGAAAATGCAAAGAAAGCAGCACTTATAGCAGCAGCAGGGAACCATAATATTCTTTTAGAAGGAAGTCCAGGTTGCGGAAAATCAATGATTGCAAAGAGGTTACCATATATAATGGCTCCAATGAGTTTAGATGAGATTCTTGAAATAGCAAAATTGCAAGCACTAGATTTAAAAGAGCCAAACTTTAAACCTGTACGTGTATCAAGATCTCCCCACTGTTCCTCAACAAAGGCATCAATTGTAGGAAGTAGTAATAGTCTAGGAGAAATAGCATTAGCAAACGCTGGAGCACTTTTTTTTGACGAGTTACCACATTTTCCAAGTTCTATTTTAGAGTCATTAAGAGAACCCCTTGAAGACAACTGTTTATTGATAAGTCGTGCAAACTCAAAAGTAAAGTATAACACAAAGTTTTTATTTATAGGGGCTATGAATCCTTGTCCATGTGGAAATTTACTGTCTACAAATAAATCATGCAGATGA